From Ptychodera flava strain L36383 chromosome 2, AS_Pfla_20210202, whole genome shotgun sequence, the proteins below share one genomic window:
- the LOC139117440 gene encoding LOW QUALITY PROTEIN: alpha-ketoglutarate-dependent dioxygenase alkB homolog 4-like (The sequence of the model RefSeq protein was modified relative to this genomic sequence to represent the inferred CDS: deleted 1 base in 1 codon), with protein METVQRTCGCKGVRTCLVCENLRHKRNRGNVVSRYEKPSSVKYFCRLCNKAWTDQMHDTHVTSNDTDCIDFPGVCILEKFVSEAEEADIVKEMDKSQWKDSQSGRRKQDYGPKVNFKKQKVNHSTFCGLPAFSELILNRMVQHDCVEDFEVVEQCNLDYDPERGSSIDAHFDDFWLWGERLVTLNLLSDTYLTMTKPGLDFCVDIPLPRRSFLVLYGPARFEWLHAIHREAITSRRIAITFRELSTEFSRGGPRADVGNTLIEIARNFTGSVVL; from the exons ATGGAGACTGTTCAGCGAACTTGTGGATGTAAGGGTGTCCGTACGTGTCTGGTTTGTGAAAATCTG CGACACAAACGTAATCGCGGAAATGTTGTGTCTCGCTATGAGAAACCGTCATCGGTGAAATACTTCTGTAGGTTGTGCAATAAAGCGTGGACCGATCAGATGCACGACACACATGTGACCTCAAATGACACAGATTGCATCGACTTTCCCGGTGTTTGCATCCTTGAAAAGTTTGTCTCCGAAGCAGAGGAAGCGGACATAGTCAAAGAGATGGACAAAAGCCAGTGGAAAGATTCTCAGTCTGGTCGTAGGAAACAGGATTACGGACCCAAAGTGAACTTCAAGAAACAGAAAGTAAATCATTCAACATTCTGTGGATTGCCAGCTTTCAGTGAACTCATTCTGAATCGAATGGTTCAACACGATTGTGTTGAAGACTTCGAAGTTGTTGAACAGTGTAATCTAGACTATGATCCCGAGAGGGGATCGTCCATTGATGCGCATTTCGATGATTTTTGGTTGTGGGGTGAAAGACTTGTAACACTGAACCTGTTGTCTGATACTTACCTCACCATGACGAAACCAGGTCTGGATTTCTGTGTGGATATTCCTCTTCCCCGGAGATCTTTTCTTGTTCTGTACGGACCAGCTCGATTCGAGTGGTTGCACGCTATCCATAGGGAAGCCATAACATCAAGACGTATCGCTATCACTTTCAGAGAACTCTCTACCGAGTTTAGTCGAGGTGGACCAAGAGCTGATGTTGGCAATACGCTCATAGAAattgcaagaaatttcacagGCAGTGTTGTACTTTGA